TCGCCGCCACACTCAGCAGCACCGGATCGCCGGCAGTCGTGCTCGATTCCGTGGATGCCCTCCATGGGGACCTTGGAATTCTCCATGAGGGCGACCTGGTGCTGGCGCTGAGCTACTCCGGCGAGTCGGAGGAACTCACCCATCTGCTGCCGGCCCTGCGACGGTTTGCCGTCCGGATCATCGCGCTGACCGGCGCCCCAAGGTCCACCCTCGCGCGGCATGCGGATGTCGTGCTCGCCTGCAGGGTTCCGCGCGAAGCCTGCCCCTTCAATCTCGCTCCGACCTCCAGCACGACGGCCATGCTGGTGCTTGGGGATGCCCTCGCGCTGGCGGTGGCGGATGCCCGGGGATTGAAACTCGAGGAGTTTGCCCGGAGGCATCCCAGCGGCGCCATCGGACGGGCCCTGCTTGTTCGCGTCGGGGACATCATGCGCCGGGGCGACCGCAATGCGGTGGCGCCGGACACTCTCACGGTACGGGAGGCCCTGCTGCTGATGACCCGCGCCCGCTCGGGTTCGGTGGCCGTGGTGGATCCCGCTGGGCGCCTGCGGGGCGTGTTCACCGACGGGGATTTGCGGCGCCGGATGGCCACGGATGAGCAGGCGCTGGATTGTCCGCTCCGCAAGGTGATGACGCGGAGGCCGGTGTCCATCCGCGAGGAGGCGATGGCCATTGAGGCGCTCCGGCTGTTCGACCGGAAGTCGGTGGACGACCTGATCGTGGTCAACGCGCGCGGCGAACCCGTCGGCCTGGTGGATTCCCAGGATCTTCCCAAACTCAAGCTGATGTAGCCCGCCCGGCACCCCGACACCATGACTTTCACCGCTCCGGAACTGGCCCGAATCGTGGACCATACCCTGTTGCGGGCCGACGCCACGGCCGCGGACATCGAACGTCTTTGTCAGGAGGCCCGGGATTGGGGCTTCCACGCGGTGTGCGTGCACGGGTCCCGCGTGCTCCAAGCGGCGCACCGGCTGGAAGATACCGGAGTTCGGGTCGTGGCGGTCGCGGGCTTTCCGCTTGGGGCAATGGATGCCGACGTGAAGCGGTTCGAATGCGAGTCGCTCGTGGACCTAGGCGCCCAGGAACTGGATGTCGTCCTCAACGTCGGGCGGCTCAAGGATGGCGATGACCGGTACGTGCTGCGTGAATTGCGCGACGTGGTCGAGGCGGCCGGCGGTGTCCCGGTGAAGGTGATCTTGGAATGCGCGCTGCTGACCGAAGACGAAAAGCGCCGTGCGAGCTCAATGGCGGTGGAGTCCGGGGCCCGCTGGGTGAAGACGTCCACAGGGTTTGGTCCGGGGGGGGCGACCGTGGACGATGTCGCACTGTTACGTTCCATCGTGGGGCCGGATTTCGGCGTCAAGGCGTCCGGCGGGATCCGGGACCTGGCGACGGTCGTGGCTCTGATGGATGCCGGGGCGGACCGGATGGGGACCAGCGCAGGGGTGGCCCTCGTCCAGAGCCTCGGGATGTGATGAAAAGATTTTCGAAGCGATCCGGGTCCGGCTGCGTCTGCGGCTGGGAATGATCGTTCGTCCACGCGGTGCGTCACGGGATACGGAGCGGCGGGGGCCCGCCAGTTGTCTGGAGAGCCGGCTGACCTCCGCCCGGCTGCGCGAGATCGGGCGCGGTGGGTACCATCTATTGAGCGACGGAGCGACCGCTGGGGGAGACGCGCATGCCCGGACGCTGCGCATGGCCGACCGGACCCGGGGTTTTTGGAAGTTCGCCGGCTGCCTCGGTTGATTGCTGACCGGGGTGCCCGCGGCAACGGCAATGGAAACGGCGACCGCGGCCGCGGGCGGTTTCCGGTTCATCCGCTTCAGTCTGGCGCTGCCAGCCGGGACGCAATGTCCGCGAAGGCCTCCGGGGGCAGCACTTCAGCCCGGGCGCCGTGCGGGACCCCGGCCGCTAGGAGGGCGGCATCCACGAGCGCCGGCGCCCAGCGGGTGACCAGCAATTTGCGCATCATCTTGCGCCGTTGGCTGAAGGCCTGCCGCACGACGCGGACGTAGGTGGGCAGGACGTCGTCCGCCACCAGGGGCTGCGGCCGACGGACGAGGTTGACACAGGCGGAATCCACCTCCGGGGGCGGGTGAAAACAGGAGCGCGGAATTCGAAACCATCCCTCCGGCTCGTACCGCGCCGCGATCAGGAGCGTCAACAGACCGTAGTTCTCCGTCCCTGGAGCCGCCGTCAGCCGTTGCACGACCTCCCATTGCAACGTGACGACCATCCGGGACGGCGGATGCCGGGACAGGGCGAGCTCCACAAGAATCGGGGAACCGACCGAGTACGGCAGGTTGGCCACGAGCTTGGTTGTGGACCAGTTGCGCGAATCCCCCCGCAACCATTCGAGGGCGTCGGCACGCACGAGCTCCAGCAACGGGGGATTGCCCAGGCGCTCGGAAAGGGCGTTGGCGAGGCGGTCATCCAGTTCCACCGCGGTCACCGGGGCTCCGGTGGCCAGAAGCCGTTCCGTCAGGGGCCCCAGTCCGGGGCCGATTTCCAGCAGCCGGTCCCCGGGGATCACGCCGGCGGCAGCCACGATCCGGCGCAATTGATTGCCGTCGTGTAGAAAATGCTGGCCCAGCGATTTCGTCAGCATGACGCCCTGGGCCTCCAGCCAGCGCCGCATGTCGCCCAGGGTCATGCGGCCACCTCCCTGAGGATTTGCTTGAGGGCACTGACCGCCCGATCGAGTGCGGGCCGCCGAATGACCAGCGGCGGGCTGAAGCTGATGACCTCGGCCCCGGGACCTTCGGGCAGGAGGATGTAGCCCTGGTGGAGCAGGGATTGGATGGCCGCAAGGCTTTCGGCTCCGGCCGGCCGTCCATCGGCATGTCTCAATTCAACACCGGCCATCAAGCCGAGGCCGCGCACCGTGAGCTCCAGGCGACCGATCCGGGCGGGTAATTCCCGCAGGGACTTGAGGAGGTGTCGCCCCAGGGAGGCGCTGCGCGGGATCAACCGTTGACGGCGCAATTCGGCGATCTGCGCCAGGGCCATGGCGCATCCGACCGGGTTTCCCAGGAAGGTGCTGGTGTGGATCGCCTCCCCCTCCGACCGCGGCCAGGCCGCTTCCATCAGTTCAGCGCGCCCGACGCAGGCGCTGATCGGAAACCCGCCGGCGAGGGCTTTGCCCAGACAGACCAGATCCGGCATCACCCCGCTGTGCTCGCAGGCAAACCAGCGTCCGGTCCGCCCAAACCCGGTGTAAATCTCGTCCACAATCAGCAGCGCTCCGTGGGCGTCCGCGACACGGCGAAGCCATGGCAGGAACTGTGGGGAAGGGATCCGGATGCCTCCGCGGGCCTGGACCGGTTCGACGAGGATGGCGCCGATGGCGTGTCGGGCGAAGGCGTCGTGCATCGCGGCCTCCACCCGCGGCAGGTCGGCGCAGGCGGGGTTGGCGGGGCAGGAGCATGCGGCCGTCGAGCAGGCGGGCCAGGGAACAAAGGTTCCGAATTTCCCGAGCTGGTCGCGGAAGGGGCCCCGGAAATGCTCGCGGTGGGTGGCCTCGAGCGCGCCGTAGCCCAGTCCATGATAGGCGCCCTCAAAGGCGATGATTCCGGGGCGGCCGGTCGCCAGGCGTGCCGTCTTGAGGGCGGCCTCGACGGACTCAAAGCCCGAGTTGGTGAACACCGTGCGGCCGGTCAACCGGCGGCCGCTCCAACGCTCGAAGGTCAGGCCGCTCAGGACCCGGGCGAGCGACGCCTTGAGCGGGTGCGGATGCACATCCCCCATCGCGTGGGGCAGACGGCGAAGCTGGCGCTGACCCGCGCGCACCACGGCCGGATTCGCGTGCCCGGCCGCCGCCACGCCAAAGGCCGCCGTGAGGTCCAGGTACCGACGCCCCTCCGGATCCCATACGGCGCAGCCGCGCGCCCGATCCCAGACGATTGGCCACCGTCCGTCCGGGTCGAGGTGCGTGACGTTGGGTGACTCGTAAAGCCGAAGCTGACGCAGGGTTTCCCGGGTGCGCATCGCGGTTCACACTCCCTTTTGGTCCGGAGGCCAGATGAACTTGTGCATCTGGAGCTGGAAACGGACCGGCAAATGGTCCTCCAGCAGGGCCTCGACCAGTTCCTGCCGGGAAATGGGCGTCGCGCCCGCCGGCAACGGCTTCAGGGAGGCGTCGTGCTGATGCGGCACGAGGGGCGCCACCCACGAGAAGAGCAGGGGACAGCGTCCTGCAAGCTGATGCCGCAGGAGGACGTCCCGTGCCCATTCGTAGTCCTCCCGCGTGCCAATGACGAACTTCACCTCATCGGTGGGTTGAAGTTGCGCAATATTCTCCCACCGGTTGCGGGCGGATTCCCCGCTGCTGGGCGTCTTGAGATCCATGATCCGGCGGATGCGCGGATCCAGCATCCCGATGTCGTGGGCCCCGCCGGTTTCCACGAGCACGGTGAATCCCGCGTCGCAGAATTCCCGCATCAGTGCGGGCGCCTGGATTTGCAGCAGCGGTTCCCCGCCGGTGAACTCGACCAGTGGGAGCCGGTGCTCCAGAATCCGCTGGCCGGCATGCGGCGCGGCCAGTTGCTCCACCGCTTCCCGGATGTCCTCAAAGGATCGCCGGGCGCCTGCGGTGAAGGCATACGCGGTGTCGCAATACGAACAGCGCAGCGCGCACCCCGTCAGCCGGACGAACACACAAGGCAATCCCGCAAACGTGCTCTCCCCCTGCACGCTCCGGTAGATTTCGTTGACCACAAGACTGCCCGCCACGGCGACAGCGTACCCGGAGGAGGCCCGGGACGGGAAGCAATGGCCGGAAGGGCCGTCGCGCTTGCGTCCGCCCCGTTCCTTTTTACCCTGAGCGGCTCTATGCCGCCCTGCTCGCATTCGACACGGTCCTCGATCCCCGGCGTCCCGCTTTTGACGGCCATGCTGCCCCTGCTGCTGCTGCTGCCTGCGGCGGCGCAGCACCGGCTGGGACCGGCCGGCAGCTTTGAATCGCCACGGATTGTCGAGGCCTCCGACGACGGGGAGAAGGCCATCCGACGCTTCCAGATGCCCCCGGGTTGGAAGGCCGAGCTCTGGGCGGCGGAGCCCGACGTGGCGCACGTCGTGTCGTTTGATGTGGCCGACGATGGACGGGTGTTCGCCGTCGAGTCGTTTCGCGCCTGGCGCGGTGTGCCGGACATCCGCGGGATCATGGACTGGCTCGATGAAGACCTCGCCTGCCGGTCCGTGGATGACCGGCTCGCCATGATGCAGCGCCATCTGGGTCCCGCCGGGATGGCCGATTATTATCGAAACACCGAGCGGATCCGATTCCTCCGCGACACCCGCGGCACCGGCCGGGCGGATGTCTCGAAGGTGTTTGCCGAGAACTTTGCCACGCCCCTGGACGGCGTGGCTGCCGGCGTGCTCGTCCGGGGACGTGATGTGTGGTTTGCGAACATCCCCAACGTCTGGCACCTCCGGGATGAGGATCTCGACGGGGTGGCCGACTCGCGGCGCAGCATCAGCTACGGGCACGGGATCCGTGTGGGCTTCCTCGGTCATGACCTGCATGGCCTCACCTGGGGGCCGGATGGACGCCTGTACTTTAGCATCGGGGATCGGGCGTCGGTCCTGCAGACCCCGGGGGGGACCGTGGGAACCCCGGACACCGGGGCGGTCTTCCGATGCCGTCCGGACGGCTCCGAAATGGAGATGTTCTACTCCGGGCTGCGCAATCCCCAGGAGCTTGTGTTCGACGAGTGGGGCAATCTGTTCACCGGGGACAACAACTCCGACGGCGGGGACCAGGCGCGTTGGACCTATCTGATCGAGGGCGGTGACAGCGGCTGGCGGATCGGATGGCAGTTTCTCGAGCGTCCGAACCCCCGCGGCCCGTGGAACTCGGAGAAGATGTGGGCGCCGCAGAATGATGCGCAACCGGCCTACCTCACCCCGCCGGTCAAGAACATCACTGCGGGACCGAGCGGCAATGCCTATTATCCGGGGACCGGGCTGGGGCCGGAATGGCAGGGCACCTTTGCCCTGTGTGATTTCCGGGGCAGTGGTGCCGGTTCGGGCATCGTGGCATTCAAGCTCCAGCCCAAGGGTGCCAGCTTCGAGTTGGTGGAGGACCGCCGGTTACTGTGGGCGATCGAAGCCACGGACGTCAGCTGGGGGCCGGACGGAGCCCTGTGGGTGAGCGACTGGGTGGATGGATGGGAACCTGTGGGCAAGGGGAGGATCTACCGCTTTTTCGACACCAACACCCTTCACCAGCCCATCGTCCAGGAGACCCGCGAACTGCTGGCGTCGGACTTTTCGGGAAAGCCGGAGCCCACGCTGCTGGAACTGCTGTCCCATCCCAATTTCCGGGTGCGGCAGGCGGCCCAGTTCGAACTCGCCGCCCGCGGCGACGCGTCCATCGCGGCGCTGGCAACGCTCGCGCAGGGCGGCTCCAGCCTCCACGCCCGCCTCCACGCCGTCTGGGCCCTGGGCCAGATCCAGTCGTACGCCCACAAACCGGGCCGCGAGGCCGCATCGGAGGAGCTCGATGCCCTCCTGCCGCTGCTGGCCGACTCCGAACCGCACCTGCGCGCCAACGCGGCCCGGGTGCTTGGAGACGCGGCCTACCCTCCCGCCTTCGACGGCCTCGTGCGGCTCACCTCGGATGCGAACCTGCACGTCCGGGCCCTGGGAACCATCGCCCTCGGCAAGCTGCGGCGCACGGACTCCGTGCCGATCCTGTTCCGGGTGTTGCGTGAGAACGCCGACCGGGATCCGTTCGTCCGGCACGCGGCGGTTCAGGCACTGGTCACCGTGAATGATTTTGATGCCCTCGAGGCGGCCAGGGCGGATGCCGACGCCGCGGTGCGGATGGGGGTGCTGCTGGCCATGCGGCGATTGCATCGCCCGGAAATCGCACACTTCGTAGACGATCCCGAGCCACGGCTCGTCACGGAGGCGGCCCGGGCAATCAATGATCTTCCGGTTTCCGGAGCGATGGAGCGGCTCGCGGGACTCGCGTCAGAGCCGCTGGATGCCGGCAACCCGGCCCTGGGTCGAAGGGTGATCAACGCGAACTACCGTTTCGGCACCCGCGACACCGCCTTGGCGCTGGCCCGCGTGGCGTCCCGTGCCGACCCCGAGGCCTACCGCATCGAGGCCCTGGAAGCCCTTGCGGCCTGGCCCGCCAATGGCGGACGCGATCGGATCACCGGATTGTGGCGCCCGACGGCGTTCGCCCGGGATGCCGCAACGCCCGCCGCGGCTCTCGAACCGGAATTGGCAGACCTCTTGAAGACGGCGCCGGACGGCGTCCGCACCGCGGCCGCCCGCGCAGCAGGTACGCTGCGGATCGCGTCCGCCGGTCCCTTCCTGGCGTCGCTCGTCATCGGTCGCGAGGGAAATGCCGCGACGCGCAGTGCGGCGCTCACCGCGTTGTCCGCGCTTCAGGTCGCCGGCTATGCGGAGGCCTTGGCGGCGGCGCAGGAGGACCCCGAGGAGGGCGTGCGCAAGACGGCGTTGCAGTTGAGCGTGGAGGTCCCCCCGCTGGCGGCGGCATCGGTCGCGGCCCCCGCGGATCCGGTGGCAACGCTGGCCGGGGTGCTGGAGCAGGGTTCGGTTGCCGAGCAACAGAATGCGTTGGCGACCCTGGCCCGGCTGCGGACCCCGGCCGCCGAGGCCCTGGTCATGCCGTGGATGAAGCGATTGCTCGAAGGTCAGGTTCCTGCGTCTCTGGAACTCGATGTCCTCGAT
Above is a genomic segment from Verrucomicrobiia bacterium containing:
- the rsmA gene encoding ribosomal RNA small subunit methyltransferase A, with translation MTLGDMRRWLEAQGVMLTKSLGQHFLHDGNQLRRIVAAAGVIPGDRLLEIGPGLGPLTERLLATGAPVTAVELDDRLANALSERLGNPPLLELVRADALEWLRGDSRNWSTTKLVANLPYSVGSPILVELALSRHPPSRMVVTLQWEVVQRLTAAPGTENYGLLTLLIAARYEPEGWFRIPRSCFHPPPEVDSACVNLVRRPQPLVADDVLPTYVRVVRQAFSQRRKMMRKLLVTRWAPALVDAALLAAGVPHGARAEVLPPEAFADIASRLAAPD
- a CDS encoding HEAT repeat domain-containing protein, giving the protein MLPLLLLLPAAAQHRLGPAGSFESPRIVEASDDGEKAIRRFQMPPGWKAELWAAEPDVAHVVSFDVADDGRVFAVESFRAWRGVPDIRGIMDWLDEDLACRSVDDRLAMMQRHLGPAGMADYYRNTERIRFLRDTRGTGRADVSKVFAENFATPLDGVAAGVLVRGRDVWFANIPNVWHLRDEDLDGVADSRRSISYGHGIRVGFLGHDLHGLTWGPDGRLYFSIGDRASVLQTPGGTVGTPDTGAVFRCRPDGSEMEMFYSGLRNPQELVFDEWGNLFTGDNNSDGGDQARWTYLIEGGDSGWRIGWQFLERPNPRGPWNSEKMWAPQNDAQPAYLTPPVKNITAGPSGNAYYPGTGLGPEWQGTFALCDFRGSGAGSGIVAFKLQPKGASFELVEDRRLLWAIEATDVSWGPDGALWVSDWVDGWEPVGKGRIYRFFDTNTLHQPIVQETRELLASDFSGKPEPTLLELLSHPNFRVRQAAQFELAARGDASIAALATLAQGGSSLHARLHAVWALGQIQSYAHKPGREAASEELDALLPLLADSEPHLRANAARVLGDAAYPPAFDGLVRLTSDANLHVRALGTIALGKLRRTDSVPILFRVLRENADRDPFVRHAAVQALVTVNDFDALEAARADADAAVRMGVLLAMRRLHRPEIAHFVDDPEPRLVTEAARAINDLPVSGAMERLAGLASEPLDAGNPALGRRVINANYRFGTRDTALALARVASRADPEAYRIEALEALAAWPANGGRDRITGLWRPTAFARDAATPAAALEPELADLLKTAPDGVRTAAARAAGTLRIASAGPFLASLVIGREGNAATRSAALTALSALQVAGYAEALAAAQEDPEEGVRKTALQLSVEVPPLAAASVAAPADPVATLAGVLEQGSVAEQQNALATLARLRTPAAEALVMPWMKRLLEGQVPASLELDVLDAAAAQPGLKSLVDQWTVARAAQEDDDLGPWRVTLAGGDVEAGRKVFLERAEVACVRCHKVEGEGGEVGPELTGLVAAKGREYVLQGILFPNASIAEGFENLLVTLKDGTAYAGVIRSEDANELVLNSPEDGLVTLKMSDIESRERGLSGMPEGFGDLLSKQDLRNLLEYLASVQ
- a CDS encoding aspartate aminotransferase family protein → MRTRETLRQLRLYESPNVTHLDPDGRWPIVWDRARGCAVWDPEGRRYLDLTAAFGVAAAGHANPAVVRAGQRQLRRLPHAMGDVHPHPLKASLARVLSGLTFERWSGRRLTGRTVFTNSGFESVEAALKTARLATGRPGIIAFEGAYHGLGYGALEATHREHFRGPFRDQLGKFGTFVPWPACSTAACSCPANPACADLPRVEAAMHDAFARHAIGAILVEPVQARGGIRIPSPQFLPWLRRVADAHGALLIVDEIYTGFGRTGRWFACEHSGVMPDLVCLGKALAGGFPISACVGRAELMEAAWPRSEGEAIHTSTFLGNPVGCAMALAQIAELRRQRLIPRSASLGRHLLKSLRELPARIGRLELTVRGLGLMAGVELRHADGRPAGAESLAAIQSLLHQGYILLPEGPGAEVISFSPPLVIRRPALDRAVSALKQILREVAA
- the deoC gene encoding deoxyribose-phosphate aldolase — its product is MTFTAPELARIVDHTLLRADATAADIERLCQEARDWGFHAVCVHGSRVLQAAHRLEDTGVRVVAVAGFPLGAMDADVKRFECESLVDLGAQELDVVLNVGRLKDGDDRYVLRELRDVVEAAGGVPVKVILECALLTEDEKRRASSMAVESGARWVKTSTGFGPGGATVDDVALLRSIVGPDFGVKASGGIRDLATVVALMDAGADRMGTSAGVALVQSLGM
- a CDS encoding radical SAM protein, with the translated sequence MRAGRHRAAQGKKERGGRKRDGPSGHCFPSRASSGYAVAVAGSLVVNEIYRSVQGESTFAGLPCVFVRLTGCALRCSYCDTAYAFTAGARRSFEDIREAVEQLAAPHAGQRILEHRLPLVEFTGGEPLLQIQAPALMREFCDAGFTVLVETGGAHDIGMLDPRIRRIMDLKTPSSGESARNRWENIAQLQPTDEVKFVIGTREDYEWARDVLLRHQLAGRCPLLFSWVAPLVPHQHDASLKPLPAGATPISRQELVEALLEDHLPVRFQLQMHKFIWPPDQKGV
- a CDS encoding KpsF/GutQ family sugar-phosphate isomerase, with the protein product MTPLARARQVFRTEIAALQAVATSLDDSFACAVSLTAAVLGERHKIVVAGIGKSGAIGRKIAATLSSTGSPAVVLDSVDALHGDLGILHEGDLVLALSYSGESEELTHLLPALRRFAVRIIALTGAPRSTLARHADVVLACRVPREACPFNLAPTSSTTAMLVLGDALALAVADARGLKLEEFARRHPSGAIGRALLVRVGDIMRRGDRNAVAPDTLTVREALLLMTRARSGSVAVVDPAGRLRGVFTDGDLRRRMATDEQALDCPLRKVMTRRPVSIREEAMAIEALRLFDRKSVDDLIVVNARGEPVGLVDSQDLPKLKLM